The Fusarium poae strain DAOMC 252244 chromosome 2, whole genome shotgun sequence nucleotide sequence GCCGAGGATGGTGTATCTGGCAACGTTGCTACCTGCTGCAACGCTGGAACTAACGAGTGCCAGATTGTCAAAGGTTGAACCCGGCGCCGATCTGCCCACTCATTGTCCTTGAGACAGTCCAAATGGAGGGTTTGTAGGTTCGGTAGGCTGATTGGATGGAAGATATTGTCCTTGTCCCACGTGCCTAGCATTTTATCGCACATAGGATCCAAATTGATGCGAACATGGTGCATACGCGGTAGCACGCGCCGCAGATCGTCACAAACATGCGTTTGTTCGGGGCCGCCTTTTGTGTCTCTGACTGCAACCTCTAAACTGATGCAGCTTGCAGGTAGGCTATTAAGTAAGGCTGAAATGTTTGATCTGGTAGGTTTGTAAAGTTCCGATTCCGGCCACGGATGAGACGGGTCTCTCACCGTACGATGGTGGCGTATCAGGGAAAAGGAATGAAGATCAAGCATAGACCGCATGATGTTCGCCACTTGCGGGATTAATAGTTCAGTTCTGTCCCATATTCCTTTTTCAAGTCTGTCCGATTGATTGTCATGATTGAGGTACAAGGTGAAAGATCTTGTTAGGGACAGAGCCTGCTGATTATGGCATGCTATAAATCGGCCTAGCGATTTGCCACAAGATAATACCAAGTCGGTATAGAGCATTGGTCGGGAGGTATCGTGCCATAGTTGGTTGATCAGCATACAAGTGATAACAGCGGACCTCGAGTCATCGCCAGCATATTGAATCACGCTGCTGAGGATTTCGGTGGGCAGGGTGCTGATGGTGACCGACATGGGGAGAATAGCAGTTGGTTGACTGATTTGGATTGATACGAGGGTGACGAAGGATGAAGGTATGTGCGGAAAGTAGGCTCGGACCAAGCTGGACCAGTAAGCATCTTAAATAGACTCTATGTGCCGCCTGGGCACGGCGAGGACAGGGGTATGCAGTTCACTCAACCAACAAAATTCATAAATGACAGGGATCGGGGACTTTTGCAGCAACCGTATGTGGATCAGAATATGAAGAGAAAATAGTGTGAGTATGCAGGAACAAAAAGATTCCATCAATCACGGAGATGTCTTGATAGTCCTTTTTTTCCCCCACGGGTAGTCACTGCGGCCCGCGTGCATGCCTTTCATGTTGCAGCAAAATCAAGCGCATAGATGAGTCAGGTGTTCAAGAGAAAAGAACACCCTACTAGCATTAATCACGAATAGCAATTCAACGTCGGTTGTCGTATTCAAGTAACACAGGACGATTCGGAGCGAGAACAAAAACGTGGAATATGTTAAAATAGAGTTGGTGGTACGGTGGAGATTACCCATAAAACTTCCACCTCGTCCCTACACTCTGATGATGACTGCCTCAAGGACGTTAAATATACAGAGGCTAAATATCCACTTCTAAGTACAATCGCCAAACCCTGGCTGACTAGAtgatataaaaaaaatatattagaAATTGATACTGCTCGAAAAAAGTGCCAACTTACCAGCCTAGATACTTGTCACAATGATACTCATCATCTCCACAGTAGCCAGCAGCCGAGCAGCAATCGCCAAACTCTGATCCCTTGCATGTGAAGCCGCTATTGTAGGCACAGTCCCCATTTGTAGAGACGGAAAGCGGCGCCTTTGTCGCGGATGGTTTCGCTGGCATGGATGAAGTCGTCGTTGCATCGCCAAAGCAGTTGCCGTCTTGACAATTATCGCCACAGAATTCTTCACCGGAGCCGCACCTAATGAGTTGAATTAGTAACAGAACAATAAATGCTGTATAGATGGGTGAGACTTACTTTCCACCTAGACCGCAACAGTCGCCAAAATCGCTTCCGACACACGTTTTGGTGAAATTAATCTTTTGACCACATATACCATCTTCGGTGATGTTCCGCGGTACGTTAAAAGCTTGAAGCAAACTTATGTGAATATGGATGGGAGCCGGGCGTTTTGGAGGGAATATACTAACCGACACAATAAGTCTCTCCAGGGACGAAGCCATCACATTCTTCACCAATGGTAGGGTTCGCAAGTATGAATTCTTCCAGAGTCAACTGAAATTGTGCGAGTACATCGTCGCATCCTGTCCATACATCTGTTTTAAACTCCTGACGACACTCCACTGTCCTACTATCTGACTCTTTACCGTCAGAAACTTGATCTTTCGGTAACGACCGGTAGAAATAACGCAAAAGGTCGATGCTTTCTGTGACAGGTGAACAAGTCGCATGTTGGGCGACAAGAAAGGCGCCAGCCAGGTACGCCGCGATTCGCATAGTGAAAGTGTGGATTGGGAATATTTAGATTGTCTTGGTCTGCCTTGACGAAGACCGGACCTTACAAAGAATGCGAAATCGATGGGGAGTACGAAGACTATCCCTTTTTCCCCCTCATGCATGAGACATAGTTTCCTCTAATCCCCTGGAATTATCATACGAGGGTCTTTTGCAAAGTCAAAGTtcctttttgtcttttcttccGATGCAATGCGAGCTGACAACAGCGATGCgcgatttttaatataatccAATAAGGAATTCGCCGTCAAggtattagaaaaattaGCCTaaggaagcataagagatgaaattagtaagtcactttatgctccttagactatagctcttagactatttatttttgtaacctaagacttaggaggttattttttctgctaccacTACCTATACATAGAAGTCACTTTTTGAGAAATACGTTCCTCGACTCTGGTGCGAAGGAAAGACAATATGAGTAGAAAATAAGAGACATGTCCCTTCCCAAGCTATGTGACAATGTTTTTGTGATGTGATATGTCCGGTTGAACATAGTCTCTGACTAAAGATACCTAATTATGTTTCTTCTATTTGCATTTGCGGGCTTCTTGTCATTAGTCCGTGCCCAAGTCTCTACCGTCAACGGCGTTGCTCTTTATCAAGGGACAACTGTTTCGCAGAATCAACACGGAATACCTACCTTTGCATACAACTGCGCCAAAGTACCAGCATTGTGCGAAAATGTGCATCAACAATACCCTTTGGCTACCACCGTTAGTCAGGCTCCCCAAGGGGTCGTCACAGGGCATCATACTATCCTAGGCGCCCAATCGTATATTCAGTTGCATTACGATAGAGATAGTAACAGCGGCGCACGAAGAGGCGCTGCTTGTTCAAGCCGTTGGAGGCTCACACACAACTGCCCGGAAGGGAACCAGCCTGAGTAAGTATAAATAACTACCCTACCCAACCTCGAGgtagaagaattggccgctagaagcataagggacgaaattagtaggtcggcttatgctacttaggcCAGACCTCTTAGGATGTTTATTTGACCCATGTGGCTAATTGTTCAAAAGGACTGTCCCTGCCGATGCTATCTTGGGGGAGGGCTCTTTTCCGCCTGTAAGATGGAACCCCAATAACCTTGTTTTTGGTCAAGCAGGTTTCAACAGAATTGCCGATGCAGCAGGCCAGTTCTCTGGCATGATGTGGACTTGCGATGAGTTTCCTTTCGCTAGGTATGAGGTCCCTGACCAAAATTACATATCGCAGGTTGGGGGGGGTTTTAAACATGCCCAGATGATAAAATAGGCTGTTGACTCGATGTAGACAGTACCTAAATACATGGTACATTCAATTCTGATACCCTGTGCGTACCTTCGACATTGAGTCAACAGCCTGAAATTGTCATCTGGGCATGTTTAAAAATCCCCCTCTTCCCTTATGATACATATAATCCCGAAGCTTACCCGCATCTAGTTCTATAGAAGGTGGCACTGGGGCGAGAACCTATTGCACCCCTCAAAACGCAGCCTGTGGTGGAACGGTAGGATTACCCCCTGGCGCGGTCCTGGTCAACTCCGAGCAGAACTTTCAAAGTAATGCTTTAAGTACCCTAAGGGACGCCGTCTTGCACGATCCTCCGCTACCACTGCAGAAGCCAGATATAAAAGGCATATGGAGGTATCATTTCAAAACGGCATTTAACCCGGATACAGGGCTCCCTGCTGTAACTGTCGAATACTACCAGGATGCTAGTAGTTTCTACATCGGATATCAAAAGCGCGCCATCAATGAACGTGATATCGAGGAGAGTATTGTCCGCGTCGTTCATGGGTTTCACAGTAACGGCACAGTGGAAGTGAAGAAGGAGCCCGTGTTCAAGGACGAGGTAAGTAAGCTAGAAGCCCTTGATCGACATTCTGAGTCATTAGCTGAAGATTTgattttatagtataagaTTTTACGCAGGTCCTGGGATCAGCACCTTCCAGGCAACGGTTCGGCAGTGGATCTTGAACAAGGTAACTTGAAGAGGTCAATCGGGCCAATGCTGAGccgtgatgatgatgacgtcGGGCTCAGTGCGGACTGGATGAATGCCTCAGGCAACGGCACCAACCCGGCTCGTCAAGCATACGAGGACCTTCCTCAAGGTCCACCATTGCCGATCCTTGAGATCGCTCAAGACTTCGTCCAAGAGCAGAAAGATGACAAACCGACCGAAGAGCCGTACATCGTACGCGCCGTCAAGGCGAGTGACGGCAACGAGACTACGGCAGAAGACGCCAAAGCCATCACTTCAAGGTCTGTCGACACGACTGGGTGGATGCACCGTCGCCAATCAAAGCGCCAATGCGACTTTGTGACACCATGCCCCGATGGCAGCTGCTGCAACAAGAAAGGGCAATGCGGTTATGGAGAAGAGGTCTGCGGGTCCAAGGTCTGTGTTTCCAACTGCAACGCTACAGCTGCCTGCGGCAAAGACAGTCTCGATGGCAAGGTCAAGTGTCCACTCAATGTATGCTGTAGCGCCTACGGCTACTGTGGAGTTGAAGATAACTTCTGCCAAGCTGGCAATCAGGACAATTCTTGTCAGAAGGGCTTTGGAAGTTGTACCAAGATAGAGCCGCCATCTTGCGGAGGACGTTCGGCTTTTGATAGAAGCATTGGCTACTATCAGTTCGCCAATGTACGAGAACGTCAGTGTAATCGCATTACACCAAAGCAGATTCGTACCGACGGGTTTACTCACTTGTACGGCGCGTTCGCAACCATTGATCCGGACACGTTTGCTGTCAAGCCGTGGCACGAAGAGGACGTGAAGCTTTATAAGGAGTTTACGGGTCTTAAGAAGAAGGGGCTCGAGACTTGGATCGCCATCGGAGGTTGGACTTTCAACGATCCAGGACCAACACGAACAACGTTCAGCGATTTGTCTGCCACTCCTGCGCGTCGGTCGCGGTTCATCAAATCTTTGGCTAGTTTTCTCGAGGAACATGGATTTCAGGGCGTTGACCTTGATTGGGAGTAGTAAGTCGAACCACCTTCAGTCAATCAACCCATGAGCAATGCTAATTGTATTTTTCACAGTCCAGGAGCCCCTGACCGTGGGGGCCGTAAAGAAGATGTAGACAACTACGTGTCTCTCCTCAAGGACATGCGCGCTGCATTTGGAACCAAGTACGGGATCAGTATCGCTATTCCTACGAGTTACTGGTACTTGCGATGGTTCAAGCCAAAGGAGATTGAACAGTACGTTGACTACATGGGCATCATGACATATGATCTCCACGGGCCGTGGGATGAAGACATCAAGCAAGTTGGCCGCGTTGTCCTGGGTCACACAAACATACCAGAAATCGCAAATTGGTCACTGCCTCTATACTACGCCGGCGTTAACCCTGCAAAGGTCAACCTAGGTCTTGCCTACTACGCTCGTGGCTATACGGTCTCCGATTCTGGCTGCAATGGTGTTGGGTGCAAGTGGTCGGGCACCAGTCGACCAGCTCCCTGCACCAACTTTGGCGGCGTCATGTCCCTCGAGGAGATTGAGAGAATGGTTAAGGAGGAGCCTGGCATTAAACCAAAGCTTCTTCCCAAGGACATGATGATGGAGCTCAAGTTTGGCAATCAGTGGATCGGATATGACAACGAGGATACCATTTtcatgaagaagaagtgggCTAGTAGCCGCTGCTTTGGTGGTACAATGGTTTGGAGTGTTGACATGTATTCAGGCTCTGGAAGTGGAGATACGCCGGACGATCAAAGCGATGGAGGCTCTGATGATCCCGGCGGTGGCCAAGGCGATGGATCCGGTGTTATTTACATCGATCCAGAGATCTGGGAAAAGGATCAGCCTGAGGTGAAGTGCCAACCGCCATGCACCATGGTCCTACCGCCATCTTCTCTGAAGAAGCCAGTGAAGCTGACGCTTCCTCCCTACGAGACTTCACTCGACGTTGCCTGGAGCGGTACTGATGGGTGGCACAGCACCATTCAAAAGACTACACTGACCCCTCCTGTTGTTACTGTTAGTACTGTCGATGTCTGGCACATTACGATCAGAGATGATCGGACCAAGATCACAACCATCTGGTCAACATTTACCATCACTCCAAGCGTCAAGGTTTCAACATTCATCATCACGAATAATCTTCCAGAGACAACCAAGGATGGCGTAACCCAGCCCCCAGGGACTAGAACTATCACTCCTCCACCTTACCCTTGGACATTTACTGAGCCAACTACTCGACCATCGAATAAACCCGacgatggcgatgatgacgacgacgacgatgttcTACCACCATTCCCAGTTGTAACCTGGCGTCCAGGAAAACCGGGTCCCATATGCAAGAAGGGCTGCGGTAAGCCCTGTCGCATTTTCTGCGATCATCCTTGTCTACTCAATTGTCCAGATGGCGGCGGAGACTTTGCCGACCCCAAGAATCCAAAACCACCAAAACGACCAGTACCTCCAAACCCGACCATCCCCAAACCTACAGGAAAGCCAGTCACGCCCACCAAGATACCAAAACCCGGAACCAAGCCTGAAAACAAGGAGCATGAAGTGGACGAGCGACAGTGCGCGATCGAATTCGGTCTCCCTCTGCCAACCTATAGAGATCCAGCCACCACCACGAGCGTCAAGCCCAAACCCACACCGCCCAAACCCTCCCCAAAGCCAGACCCCAAACCACCTTCTCCAAACCCCAAGACAGAAGAGGTAGATTGCTATGATGACGGTATTTGGATTCACCGTGCTTTGGCTATTGAAGCCCTTGAGTATTTCTGTGATAAATTTGAAGGGCAGGTGCTAGATGCGACCAAGCCTGAGACTGAACGTACTCTGAAGTGCAATCACGGAGTTGTTTGTACAGGAGATGGTTTTGGATGTTTCGTCGATGTTGTTATGAGCGTTACTGTTAAGAACGGGTGCCGTTTCACCATGGGTAACAAAGGGGCCAAGTCAGAGTGTGGTCGGATCTTGAGGCGCATGATTGATGAGTGTGATACCAGTGACGTAAGGTACAAGCAAGGTGGCAAGATGAGTAGCAATTGTGCGGATTGGAGGTTTGATCCTAACCTCCGCACTGGTTGGACCAAGAACTTGTGTTAATCATAGTCATGTATCAGCAGCATATCAGTACCTAGGTTAGAATACACCATACAGCGAGATGAGGTCTGGTTCTTTCCAAGTTTTGACTCTCCCCAAACAAGTTAGCGACGCCTATGCACAGCAGGCCACAGGTAAAAGGAACAGAGGCAATCAAGTAAAGAAAGCATATTTAAAAATGAGCAATTTGCCAGACTCCAGACTGGTATGTGTTTGTTACTGGAATGCTAATTAAAATACAAGTCTCTCAATATGAAGCCGCATTTGTCCCCCGAACAACTTCCATGGCCATAGAATAGTATTGTAAGTCTTCATCTCGCCTTGGATAACCATGTAAACGGTCCTCATTCTATTGTTCAGATTACGCAGGCGTTAAAGCATTTGTAACAAGGCTCAGTGCCCTCACGACTGCGCGCATGGCCTCCTCCAACATGCGCCGTTCGTAAAGACGAGAGAGAAAACTGTTGGCGTCGTCGAGATCCTGCCAGCTGGGCTGGAAATCCACACCCTCCGGCCATACCATTTGGACATGAGGAATGGTCGAGTCTGCCCAGGCAACATAAAAGAAGATTATTTCGATGCCATCTTCGTATATGGTTTGAATTATACCGATGGGCTCAGTGAGAAGACCTTCTTGTGATTGTCGTCGAGACACTGGGTCGACCGCGAGAGTGAAGTGACCAGCAGGCAGTGGCTGTACCTGTATTCCAGTCTGCTCAAATGTTGCTCGCAGAGCTGCGGCCTTGCAGGGCTCTCTCCTGAGTTTGGGGCTTCGGGGGAGGATTGTTTCATAGATTGGCCCGGCATCTGTTACCTTTCGCACTCTGACGAGGAGAACCTTGTTCGCCTTGATGTCAAGCGTCACGGTCCCGCAGGAAATGAGGAACTCGTCGGAAAGGTACGAGGAATGGTTTGCGATATGCCCGCTCATAATGAAAGCGCCGAAGCCTGGTAGAGATGATTAGATGGTTTGGCAAGAGAATAATGACTGCCCATACCTGCGTGTACTTGTGGGTTATTATTCGATTTTCTGTACTGTACTAGTAAATGTACTGTGGGTTGTGTCCTGACGCGGTGTGTGAAGTTCagattggtgatgatgatgatgatgatgatgatgagggagAGAAAGACATTGTTGAAATCCTGGGTTCGTGGACAATGAAAAGGTCCTTCACTGTGGTAAAATCAGGGAAGGTGCTCTGTAGGAAAGCTGCATGTCAGGCAAGAGTGCCCCAAGCCTGGGAAGTCATGACACGCCAAATTGCGTCTATCTACTGACGAGCAAAACAATCATTGATTCATTCATGTGTAAATAAATTGCATTTTAACTGCCAAATTGAGACAAGTAATCTTATCTGGCGCTATCGTACCCCGCCTAgagggtagcagaaaaaatgacctcctgagtcttaggttacaaaaataagtagtctaagagtcATAGTCTAAAgggcataaagtgacccactgatttcgtctcttattcTCcaagcggccaatttttctgataccctgaggcccgCACTTGCAGATCCTCCACACAGCTTAGCTTCTCATCACCATGTATTGAGCaattaactataaagacTCCATTTCCCTATTGGCACCATTCATACAACTCAAACTTTAGTATATCAACTCTTTCAACTCTCATCATGTCTGAGTCAACTCAAACTTGGGTAGTCGTCGGCGCATCCCGAGGCATCGGGCTTGAGTTTGTTAAGCAGCTTCTGGAAGCTGGGCAATCTGTAATCGCGACAGTACGGGATCCAGATAACGCAAAGCAACTGTCGAGTGTGATTCAGGCTCAGAAGAATGACGCCAATTGTATGGTTGAGAAGTGTGACGTCACCAGCAGTGACAGCATTGACGTGAGTTCAGTGCCAACAAGTAATGGAGAGAAGCTGACTGCTGTAGAACTTTGCTGCGAGAATCAATACACTTGTAAAAAGTGGCACGAGACTGGACAATATCATTATCAACGCTGGCGTGCTAAAATACCCAAGCCGAGCAACAGAATTGTGATACTCCACGACCATAACATTTTACAACTACTAATCTGCTCCAGAACATTCCAAGACTTTTCCTATCATTTAACCACCAACACCATCGGGCCCATCATCTGCGCTCAGAAACTCATCAACTTGGACCCAAACAGTCCTCCTTCCAaagtcatcttcatctcatccGACTCAGGTTCAACCACCAACTTTCTCGGTCACGAAGATGGATTTGCGGCATACGGGGCAAGTAAGGCCGCATTAAACCAGTCTCTGAGACATATGGCACTCGAGCTAAAGAGGCGAGGCGGAAAGTGGTCCGAGACATGTGTTCTGGCTCTTCATCCAGGGGAGGTCAAGACGTAAGTATACCTGTTAACAAAATTGGATATGACTGACAGAAGTAGTGATATGAGCTCTATTGACATTCCATGGGACTGTGGAGTTCAGATAGAGGCTGATGAGAGTGTACGAGGTATGCTCAAAGTCattgaggaaaagaagagcgATGACAGCGGAACCTTTTGGTGCTGGGACGGCAGGGTAAGTCGGTCACGTGCATTTTTAAGCTCCGAATCTGATATTAACATTACACAGAGCCATCCGTGGTAACAGCTTCCGTCTGGATGAGATTTAGAGTAAATCGATGGAATAGTAAATTGACGTTATTTGAGAAATGATCTACGGTTTACAGGTTTCTGGTAGGCTAGATCGCGACTAGAATTCTGACTCATGCTGCTGCCTGAAGGGCTGACACTAAATGACACGACGGCTGTGGTATTTAATGCATGCTGACTCCGAATAAAAGACTCGCATTTGAACAAAATTTGTAGACGCCGTCCTTTTCGCATGCAGAACAAGATCGAACTTCTGATTGACATCTTACAATGGCCGAAGGCACAGTACCAGCAGAGAGACAGAGAATGCCAGACTTGGGCGACAATGAAGCTTTACAAACGTTTTTGATGAATGGCGTGGCTTCCATTCATCGGAATCCCGAAGACAAGATGAATCCAAGTACCGTGAGTTGTGACACAAGACACTTTTCATGTTCCATTGCTAACGAGAGTTTACTCTGCAGTACATGAACCTCTACACGTGAGTCGAGCATACTACTATTATTCACATTAATTGAGCTGACTCTAAGCAGAGCTGTATCAGAATTGATCAATCGCAAAAAATACGAAGACGGAGTACTTCTCTCGGAAAATATCTACAAGGGCGTATTTAAGATTCTGGCCGAGCATTCACAGTCGGTGGCGGCAAAGCTCGAATCCCAAGATGACTGTGCTTTGCTGGGCGCTTACTTTGCTGAATGGGACCAATGGACCTCGAGTGCAACAAAGGTCGACCGTATACTGAATCTTCTCAATCGTCATTATATTCTTAGGCTTACGAGCGAGGGAAAGAAAGGGATTTATACGATCCGTCTCCTTCATTTTGTTCAGTGGCGATCTCACGTCTGGGAGAAAGTTTATTCTCGTGTTATCGACTGTGCCCAGAGGGCGATTCAGAAGAATGATGAGGAGGCAAACAGGATTAACGCTATGATACAGAGTCTTGAGAAAGGTCAACCCGATTCTGACCCTACTTTTGGGAATGATGATCGCACGGGAATTCGCAAGAGCTTTGAGGCACCGTTTGTACTTGATGTGGAGAAACTTGAGAGAGAAGTTGATGAGATTAATGCTAGTTTGGGAAACGCATCATCAAATTGAATTGACAATTTACCGGTAAACTTTAAAACAACCACGTTTTGAAAATACAATTCTTACAAACTGGTCATGGGAGATGAAATTACATACAATATTACATTACAGGGTAGCATCTGTCAAAAGTCAAAGTGTCTGTCTCGCCCAGCACTGAAAAGAAAACCCCTGTTCGCACTTGGCAACGGTTTTTCTTTAGCGCACTGCAGTAGtgtactcgttggctagccgggagggggtgccaactaagcaagcttagttagCCACAAAAGTATAAGACAAGGCAAAAAGTGTAAGATAACCCTGCATAGGCTACTATTGTAAAATTATAACTTTTACTTACTAAAACTAATAATTTCTAGGATAttaatcagtaaaaaagttatatattatatctattaaaattatacttttataatcaAATCTAAGAGCTACTTAGgctattattcttttatacTAGTGACTTTACTATagtcttaattataatattactagccgccgaaagaagctaCTAACTCTTTATACTactaaagcttaatataccAGCTCtgcttatatatctattagctatattatcaAGAgacttaaggctataaatactatagattataaggatattattaatcctAAGATAGGGCGCCTATAGTAACTTATAGATAAGGAAAAagaagctattatatattatattatctagataGAAAAGTTAGGCCTACTTACTTTTAAGTAGGAAATAGAAGATATAGTATTTACTCTACAGTATTGCCGTAATCCTAATGCAAGAcctataagtaaaatataatactctTGcttctataataattatcctaagcttataaaattaatattaaagttaagagaagctttatatactaaatataaagaaggcagtattaataatacaaAGGAGTAATTCTAATGCcttagtaatataataataaagtacaATATTAGTGCATTAGAGACCTAGAATATAGATAAAATAAGAGTTAAAGTCagaatactataaaataagataaaatgccttattatatatactaagaagaagtcagcaatagaggtattttctcTATAAGATCGCAAGACTTACACAGTTATTAGCTTAGGCAATACAGCTAGCGTAATAATGCCCCCCTGGCTAATCTTTAAGTTATTACTAATGCTTAAGTAGGTATTTATTAAAGGCAATcctaatatatactttacttaGTTAGACTTagtattcttaagtatagcaataatacttaagtagGTAAAGCACTTTAACTGATACTTATAGGAGAAATCTACTactatatagaaatattagcttaattttaaagaGTAATTTAGGTATAATAAGCATCTTTAGGATATAAATAACtgcttaattacttataatatacctCCTATAGTAAGGCctaataataaggctatatagcagctacttattattaatagctttataggctatagcttatttaaattataagaatatataataaagtttaatattcttatagtATTTCTTCTGCCTTATTTAATGCATATACTCTAGCTAATAGATATAGGCATATTTCAATTTCTAAAGGAAGTGTATTAGAAGAAGCTTTATAAGGCATTAcagaagggaaatcttacctttagCCAGTATACCTTTACAgaagcttttcaggtatatACCTTCTTAATTAGCCTTTACTaaaaaaggccccttttcttaCTAAAATCAGaagatctttaataaaggctttattgCCGCTTATATTATCTTAGGCTTCTAAAAAACAGGCATTTACCCTCCTATAGACCGACCTActatagaatatcttcttaaGAAGCAgcttaagaagaagaaaaccTTTATACTTACTTATTTCTTACTTCTTCCCTTAGATATGCAATTTCACACTGCTTCTAGCATCGCCGAGACCATTAGTAAGcaatattataatatccttAGTTCTCTTATACTTACAGGGCTCTAgcatatttataatattatttataaagctataatacttaaggatattattaaaaagtatatagataattaaagaacttatattaaaaagcagTATTATAAGAGAAAGTAAGGCTACTGCATAAAGACTatctctgaccttattcctatagtattactataagaTCTGCAAGATTAATAAGAGGAGGCTATTGccaataataaaaagaagcaATATAAGCAGGGTATATAATTCatataatctattattattaaggagATAAACCGCCTTAAGGATAAATAGcaagagaataaagaaattattattaatagtatactAAAGAGGCTATAGTTTAAGCAGTAATTAGAGTATATAGGGAagtaatataactatttatctatagatatatagtatttataaataacttaagcattaaaagaaaagattaatagctatataatagatatataattccctgataatatatataaagctatctataaagtatagtatactataaagccCTTTAGCGCTATTAATCTT carries:
- a CDS encoding hypothetical protein (CAZy:GH18) encodes the protein MCINNTLWLPPTVPADAILGEGSFPPVRWNPNNLVFGQAGFNRIADAAGQFSGMMWTCDEFPFASSIEGGTGARTYCTPQNAACGGTVGLPPGAVLVNSEQNFQRLPAVTVEYYQDASSFYIGYQKRAINERDIEESIVRVVHGFHSNGTVEVKKEPVFKDEYKILRRSWDQHLPGNGSAVDLEQGNLKRSIGPMLSRDDDDVGLSADWMNASGNGTNPARQAYEDLPQGPPLPILEIAQDFVQEQKDDKPTEEPYIVRAVKASDGNETTAEDAKAITSRSVDTTGWMHRRQSKRQCDFVTPCPDGSCCNKKGQCGYGEEVCGSKVCVSNCNATAACGKDSLDGKVKCPLNVCCSAYGYCGVEDNFCQAGNQDNSCQKGFGSCTKIEPPSCGGRSAFDRSIGYYQFANVRERQCNRITPKQIRTDGFTHLYGAFATIDPDTFAVKPWHEEDVKLYKEFTGLKKKGLETWIAIGGWTFNDPGPTRTTFSDLSATPARRSRFIKSLASFLEEHGFQGVDLDWEYPGAPDRGGRKEDVDNYVSLLKDMRAAFGTKYGISIAIPTSYWYLRWFKPKEIEQYVDYMGIMTYDLHGPWDEDIKQVGRVVLGHTNIPEIANWSLPLYYAGVNPAKVNLGLAYYARGYTVSDSGCNGVGCKWSGTSRPAPCTNFGGVMSLEEIERMVKEEPGIKPKLLPKDMMMELKFGNQWIGYDNEDTIFMKKKWASSRCFGGTMVWSVDMYSGSGSGDTPDDQSDGGSDDPGGGQGDGSGVIYIDPEIWEKDQPEVKCQPPCTMVLPPSSLKKPVKLTLPPYETSLDVAWSGTDGWHSTIQKTTLTPPVVTVSTVDVWHITIRDDRTKITTIWSTFTITPSVKVSTFIITNNLPETTKDGVTQPPGTRTITPPPYPWTFTEPTTRPSNKPDDGDDDDDDDVLPPFPVVTWRPGKPGPICKKGCDGGGDFADPKNPKPPKRPVPPNPTIPKPTGKPVTPTKIPKPGTKPENKEHEVDERQCAIEFGLPLPTYRDPATTTSVKPKPTPPKPSPKPDPKPPSPNPKTEEVDCYDDGIWIHRALAIEALEYFCDKFEGQVLDATKPETERTLKCNHGVVCTGDGFGCFVDVVMSVTVKNGCRFTMGNKGAKSECGRILRRMIDECDTSDVRYKQGGKMSSNCADWRFDPNLRTGWTKNLC
- a CDS encoding hypothetical protein (SECRETED:SignalP(1-19)); this encodes MRIAAYLAGAFLVAQHATCSPVTESIDLLRYFYRSLPKDQVSDGKESDSRTVECRQEFKTDVWTGCDDVLAQFQLTLEEFILANPTIGEECDGFVPGETYCVAFNVPRNITEDGICGQKINFTKTCVGSDFGDCCGLGGKCGSGEEFCGDNCQDGNCFGDATTTSSMPAKPSATKAPLSVSTNGDCAYNSGFTCKGSEFGDCCSAAGYCGDDEYHCDKYLGW